Proteins from a single region of Catenulispora acidiphila DSM 44928:
- a CDS encoding condensation domain-containing protein has product MTGTTQDTKTAALGLGQRYIWLRHHQLPAEARHDAHIVTRFPLPPGLSVPQIRTALGHLVRRHEALRTTYHHDADADPWQRVHPAGPVRLVQATVEQDGTPPPAAVVRELSTAPFDLAADWPLRACVITEGGAPRQLVVVMNHMAFDAWSVDRFERELEVLGTALATRRPASLEPVRYQPLHLVGHESETGFQDRHEQAAEFWREQAARLSSDLFARRRSDSPAAPSAATLTSPAALAASRQLADRAGLWPSLVHVALFTALTAAYTGDWLVPHWNFHGNRGEDAFSDVLTCRFSPLLMIVDGRDDPCFSELLRRVAEQTEAVRDHSALGYDEMLEILACAGAIRSRDLRVGSELNFLSHAAHEAGVKRTTFVRNPAPTAWAAFGSDTYLRITELRDAVSVNLQASGAVMDAETVEHFLRGYEAALLALAEPGTDLRISEIKALMDFGKPAAAAQDHWPDKTHEAADIAAGESVDAETLLELRGAIGRAIGVCADMLDLDSAYVPNGGRVLRLPRVLDLLHERGYDGLTLRDLAGGTPLRVLASQLSRNRSAGTSGPDGPPDPPPDTTSAAG; this is encoded by the coding sequence GTGACCGGGACGACCCAGGACACGAAGACCGCGGCGCTGGGTCTGGGCCAGCGCTACATCTGGCTGCGGCACCACCAGCTCCCCGCCGAGGCGCGCCACGACGCGCACATCGTCACCCGCTTCCCGCTGCCGCCGGGACTGTCCGTGCCGCAGATCCGCACGGCGCTGGGCCATCTGGTGCGCCGGCACGAGGCGCTGCGGACCACCTACCACCACGACGCCGACGCCGATCCGTGGCAGCGCGTGCACCCGGCCGGCCCGGTCCGGCTGGTGCAGGCCACGGTCGAGCAGGACGGCACGCCGCCGCCGGCCGCCGTGGTCCGGGAGCTGTCCACGGCGCCGTTCGACCTGGCCGCCGACTGGCCGCTGCGGGCGTGTGTCATCACCGAGGGCGGCGCGCCGCGCCAGCTGGTGGTGGTGATGAACCACATGGCCTTCGACGCCTGGAGCGTGGACCGCTTCGAGCGGGAGCTGGAGGTGCTCGGCACGGCGCTGGCCACCCGCCGCCCGGCCAGTCTGGAGCCGGTCCGCTACCAGCCGCTGCACCTGGTCGGGCACGAGAGCGAGACCGGGTTCCAGGACCGGCACGAGCAGGCCGCGGAGTTCTGGCGGGAGCAGGCGGCGCGGCTGAGCTCTGATCTGTTCGCCCGGCGCCGCAGCGACAGCCCGGCGGCTCCGAGCGCCGCCACGCTGACCTCCCCCGCCGCCCTGGCCGCCAGTCGGCAGCTGGCGGACCGGGCCGGTCTGTGGCCCTCGCTGGTGCACGTCGCGCTGTTCACCGCGCTGACCGCCGCCTACACCGGCGACTGGCTGGTCCCGCACTGGAACTTCCACGGCAACCGCGGCGAGGACGCCTTCAGCGACGTGCTGACGTGCCGGTTCTCACCGCTGCTGATGATCGTGGACGGCCGGGACGATCCCTGTTTCTCCGAACTGCTGCGCCGGGTCGCCGAACAGACCGAGGCGGTCCGGGACCACTCCGCGCTCGGCTACGACGAGATGCTGGAGATCCTGGCCTGCGCCGGCGCGATCCGCAGCCGGGACCTGCGGGTCGGCTCGGAACTCAACTTCCTGAGTCACGCAGCCCACGAGGCGGGGGTGAAGCGCACGACGTTCGTCCGCAATCCGGCGCCGACCGCGTGGGCCGCGTTCGGGTCGGACACGTATCTGCGGATCACCGAGCTGCGCGACGCGGTCTCGGTGAATCTGCAAGCCTCCGGCGCGGTGATGGACGCCGAGACCGTCGAACACTTCCTGCGCGGCTACGAGGCGGCGCTGCTGGCCCTGGCCGAGCCGGGGACGGATCTGCGGATCAGCGAAATCAAAGCCCTGATGGACTTCGGCAAGCCGGCGGCGGCCGCGCAGGACCACTGGCCGGACAAGACGCACGAGGCGGCGGACATCGCCGCCGGGGAATCGGTCGACGCCGAGACGCTGCTGGAACTGCGCGGCGCCATCGGCCGGGCGATCGGAGTGTGTGCCGACATGCTCGATCTGGACTCCGCCTACGTCCCGAACGGCGGCCGGGTGCTGCGGCTGCCACGCGTCTTGGACCTGTTGCACGAGCGCGGCTACGACGGTCTGACGCTGCGCGATCTGGCCGGCGGGACGCCGTTGCGGGTGCTGGCCAGTCAGCTCTCGAGGAACCGGTCGGCCGGGACGAGCGGGCCGGATGGACCGCCCGACCCGCCGCCGGACACGACGAGCGCCGCCGGATAG
- a CDS encoding 4'-phosphopantetheinyl transferase family protein encodes MTAVRLWRAALDQDGDPHRWLSHDERARAARYASPEEGRRFAVARAVLRSVLGEACGLAPEEVVLGTEDGGRPIIVPCDEHPPPDFNLSHSGRWALIAVAPPGFRVGVDLEWDGRDVDCLAMARTMFQPAEFRRLAVLDGVARRREFFRLWTAKEAYVKADGAGVAGLRAVLVDGATARSSAPSAGFPAALPVRWFAAAPGYPAALVVSGGGSGGPSGPLVPADRFLES; translated from the coding sequence GTGACCGCGGTCCGCCTCTGGCGCGCCGCGCTGGACCAGGACGGGGATCCGCACCGGTGGCTCAGCCACGACGAACGAGCGCGCGCCGCCCGCTATGCGAGCCCTGAGGAAGGGCGTCGCTTCGCGGTGGCGCGCGCCGTTCTGCGTTCGGTGCTGGGGGAGGCCTGCGGTCTCGCCCCGGAGGAAGTCGTGCTCGGGACCGAGGACGGCGGTCGGCCGATCATCGTGCCCTGCGATGAGCATCCGCCGCCCGACTTCAATCTGTCCCATTCGGGGCGCTGGGCGCTGATCGCCGTTGCGCCACCGGGCTTTCGCGTCGGCGTGGACCTGGAATGGGACGGTCGGGACGTGGACTGCCTGGCGATGGCCCGCACGATGTTCCAGCCCGCCGAATTCCGGCGGCTGGCGGTCCTGGACGGCGTGGCGCGGCGGCGCGAGTTCTTCCGGCTGTGGACCGCCAAAGAGGCCTACGTCAAAGCCGACGGCGCCGGGGTCGCCGGGCTGCGCGCCGTCCTGGTGGACGGCGCGACGGCCCGGTCCTCGGCGCCCTCGGCGGGCTTCCCGGCGGCGCTGCCCGTCCGCTGGTTCGCCGCCGCTCCCGGCTATCCGGCGGCGCTCGTCGTGTCCGGCGGCGGGTCGGGCGGTCCATCCGGCCCGCTCGTCCCGGCCGACCGGTTCCTCGAGAGCTGA
- a CDS encoding thioesterase II family protein: MTTATDRWLPFPRPAGAVRLYCVPHAGGGASSFRPWIGAMPGVAVCPLQPPAREARFRDEPIRTMEQMATEIADVLQDSADGPYAVYGHSLGALTAFEAVRELRRRDAQMPLHLFVSGCPAPQVRDSLLPNVHEASDAEVVALLRRLGGTPESLLNDPGLLGLILPAIRADLEVKETYRYPSEPPLDLPLTVLHADGDPRAGAAATAAWREQAGGEFVLHTVGQGHFAVFEQARITHKYLLEALTPWL, translated from the coding sequence ATGACCACCGCCACCGACCGCTGGCTGCCGTTCCCGCGCCCAGCGGGGGCGGTCCGGCTGTACTGCGTCCCGCACGCCGGCGGCGGCGCGTCGTCCTTCCGGCCCTGGATCGGCGCCATGCCCGGCGTCGCGGTCTGCCCGCTGCAACCCCCGGCGCGCGAGGCGCGGTTCCGCGACGAGCCGATCCGCACCATGGAGCAGATGGCGACCGAGATCGCGGACGTGCTGCAGGACAGCGCCGACGGGCCGTACGCGGTGTACGGCCACAGTCTCGGCGCCCTGACCGCCTTCGAAGCGGTGCGCGAACTCCGCCGCCGGGACGCACAGATGCCGCTGCACCTGTTCGTCTCGGGCTGCCCCGCGCCGCAGGTGCGGGACAGTCTCCTGCCGAACGTCCACGAAGCCTCCGACGCCGAAGTCGTGGCGCTGCTGCGGCGCCTCGGCGGGACGCCGGAAAGCCTGCTGAACGACCCGGGCCTGCTCGGGCTGATCCTGCCGGCGATCCGCGCGGACCTGGAGGTGAAGGAGACCTACCGCTACCCCTCCGAGCCGCCGCTGGACCTGCCGCTGACCGTGCTGCACGCCGACGGCGACCCGCGCGCCGGCGCCGCTGCCACCGCGGCCTGGCGCGAGCAGGCCGGCGGGGAGTTCGTCCTGCACACCGTGGGCCAAGGGCACTTCGCAGTGTTCGAACAAGCGCGGATCACCCACAAGTACCTGCTGGAGGCCCTGACACCGTGGCTGTGA
- a CDS encoding HAD-IIIC family phosphatase has translation MTTTAESIEAQTAQAMTKPKQGRVKCVVWDLDNTLWDGVLLEDENVVLRSDVVAQIHRLDGLGVLHSIASRNDPQTALAKLEAFGLRDMFLHPQIGWGAKSESVAHIAKALNLGVDAFAFVDDQEFELAEVAHVLPDVLCVDVADLAEQLARPEFHPRFVTDESAQRRHMYLAQATRDDIEREFSGTNDEFLASLGMTFVIAPARTEDLQRAEELTIRTNQLNSTGRTYSYDELDALRESDDHLLLVASLEDKFGTYGKVGLTLVEKGEDGVWKLLMLLMSCRVMSRGVGSVLLNHVMGLANEAGAELHADFVETGRNRMMQITYAFAGFTEIDRQGKLAVLKADMARLQPPAPYVKLVTVDEDGTERVFGPGAAERA, from the coding sequence GTGACCACGACCGCCGAGAGCATCGAGGCGCAGACCGCGCAGGCGATGACCAAGCCCAAGCAGGGCCGGGTCAAGTGCGTGGTCTGGGACCTGGACAACACCCTGTGGGACGGCGTCCTGCTGGAGGACGAGAACGTCGTCCTGCGCTCGGATGTGGTCGCGCAGATCCACCGGCTCGACGGCCTCGGCGTCCTGCACTCGATCGCCAGCCGCAACGACCCGCAGACCGCGCTGGCGAAGCTGGAGGCGTTCGGGCTGCGGGACATGTTCCTGCACCCGCAGATCGGCTGGGGCGCCAAATCCGAGTCCGTGGCGCACATCGCCAAGGCGCTCAACCTCGGCGTGGACGCCTTCGCCTTCGTCGACGACCAGGAATTCGAGCTCGCCGAGGTCGCGCACGTGCTGCCCGACGTGCTCTGCGTGGACGTCGCGGACCTGGCCGAGCAGCTCGCCCGGCCGGAGTTCCACCCGCGCTTCGTCACCGACGAGTCGGCCCAGCGCCGCCACATGTACCTGGCGCAGGCCACCCGCGACGACATCGAGCGCGAGTTCTCCGGCACGAACGACGAGTTCCTGGCGAGCCTGGGCATGACCTTCGTCATCGCCCCGGCCCGCACCGAGGACCTGCAGCGCGCCGAGGAACTGACGATCCGCACCAACCAGCTCAACTCCACCGGCCGCACCTACTCCTACGACGAGCTCGACGCACTGCGCGAGTCCGACGACCACCTGCTGCTGGTGGCCTCGCTGGAGGACAAGTTCGGCACGTACGGCAAGGTCGGCCTGACCTTGGTGGAGAAGGGCGAGGACGGCGTCTGGAAGCTGCTGATGCTTCTGATGTCCTGCCGAGTCATGTCCCGCGGTGTCGGTTCGGTGCTGCTGAACCATGTCATGGGACTGGCGAACGAGGCGGGCGCGGAGCTGCACGCCGACTTCGTCGAGACCGGCCGCAACCGGATGATGCAGATCACCTACGCCTTCGCCGGTTTCACCGAGATCGACCGCCAGGGCAAGCTCGCCGTGCTCAAGGCCGACATGGCGCGCCTGCAGCCGCCGGCTCCCTACGTGAAGCTGGTGACGGTCGACGAGGACGGAACCGAGCGCGTCTTCGGTCCCGGCGCGGCGGAGCGGGCATGA
- a CDS encoding acyl-CoA dehydrogenase family protein: MTVADLERSALGTPDRGSARAFVDRWIVPCANEWDRDGRIPEELLERLAAEGLWAPFLPPEFGGAGLDMVTLGAIHEEVGRGCSSVRSLLTVHTMASWAVHRWGSPEQRERWLPAMSRGAVLGAFCLSEPGAGSDTAGIATTAVPHAGGWRLNGMKRWITNGQRADLLLVFARVGTGIAAFLVPHDTPGVSMLPIDGMLGTRASMLAEISFQDVDLGPDALLGPSGFTAGMVLTGTLDLGRYSVATGSVGIIQACVDACAGYSAARKVGGAPLSELPQIRAKLSDMVTDARAARLLCEEAGRLKDAGEPSTIMATWIAKYFASTAAARHAAEAVQVHGANGCSPDYPVERFYRDAKIMEIIEGSTEVQQLTIAGEAFRGGVS; this comes from the coding sequence ATGACCGTCGCCGATCTCGAGCGCTCCGCGCTCGGGACGCCCGACCGCGGCTCGGCGCGGGCGTTCGTGGACAGATGGATCGTGCCGTGCGCCAACGAGTGGGACCGCGACGGCCGCATCCCGGAGGAACTGCTGGAACGCCTTGCCGCAGAAGGCTTGTGGGCGCCGTTCCTACCTCCGGAGTTCGGAGGCGCCGGCCTGGACATGGTCACGCTCGGCGCGATCCACGAGGAGGTCGGCCGCGGCTGCTCCTCCGTGCGCAGCCTGCTGACGGTGCACACCATGGCCTCCTGGGCCGTGCACCGCTGGGGCAGCCCGGAACAGCGCGAGCGCTGGCTGCCGGCGATGAGCCGCGGCGCGGTGCTCGGCGCGTTCTGCCTGTCCGAGCCCGGCGCCGGCAGCGACACCGCCGGCATCGCCACCACCGCGGTCCCGCACGCCGGCGGCTGGCGGCTGAACGGCATGAAGCGCTGGATCACCAACGGGCAGCGGGCCGACCTGCTGCTGGTGTTCGCGCGCGTCGGCACCGGCATCGCGGCGTTCCTGGTGCCGCACGACACCCCCGGCGTCAGCATGCTGCCGATCGACGGCATGCTCGGCACCCGCGCCTCGATGCTCGCCGAGATCTCCTTCCAGGACGTCGACCTGGGCCCGGACGCCCTGCTCGGGCCCAGCGGCTTCACCGCCGGCATGGTGCTCACCGGCACCCTGGACCTGGGCCGCTACAGCGTGGCGACCGGCTCGGTGGGCATCATCCAGGCCTGCGTCGACGCCTGCGCCGGGTACTCCGCCGCGCGCAAGGTCGGCGGCGCCCCGCTCTCCGAACTGCCGCAGATCCGCGCCAAGCTCTCCGACATGGTCACCGACGCCCGCGCGGCGCGGCTGCTGTGCGAGGAGGCCGGACGGCTGAAGGACGCCGGGGAGCCCTCGACCATCATGGCGACCTGGATCGCGAAGTACTTCGCCTCGACCGCCGCGGCCCGCCACGCCGCGGAGGCCGTGCAGGTCCACGGCGCCAACGGATGCAGCCCCGACTACCCGGTCGAGCGCTTCTACCGCGACGCCAAGATCATGGAGATCATCGAGGGCTCCACCGAGGTCCAGCAGCTGACCATCGCCGGCGAGGCCTTCCGGGGAGGGGTGTCGTGA
- a CDS encoding acyl carrier protein gives MSESIQTKKQISEFIHGRFPQAEITDSDDIFALGFVNSLFAMELVMFIEKTFSITVPNDELKIDSFRTVELMADLVGRQKVLA, from the coding sequence ATGTCCGAGTCGATCCAGACCAAGAAGCAGATATCCGAGTTCATCCACGGCCGTTTCCCGCAGGCCGAGATCACCGATTCCGACGACATCTTCGCCCTCGGATTCGTGAATTCGCTGTTCGCCATGGAACTGGTGATGTTCATCGAGAAGACCTTCTCCATCACCGTCCCGAACGACGAGCTGAAGATCGACAGCTTCCGCACCGTCGAGCTGATGGCGGACCTGGTCGGCCGGCAGAAGGTGCTCGCATGA
- a CDS encoding 3-hydroxyacyl-CoA dehydrogenase family protein, with the protein MTLVGVVGAGVMGVGVAQNLAQTGHDVILVDKDEETLREALTLIERNCRMSRLMGGPEVDAAAVLARITTGVGAKQVAGAEIVIENVTENWDVKRAVHEEMDAACGPETVFVVNTSAIPITKIAAVTGRPDRVVGVHFMNPVPAKPAVELIPGFHTSPDTVERTRDLLTAMGKKAVQVKDSCGFVSNRVLMLTVNEAAFLVHEGVASAADVDEVFRSCFGHPMGPLETADLIGVDTILYSVEVLYEHYADSKYRPCPLLKQMTDAGLHGRKSGRGFHDYDPSGRLVSAGSAN; encoded by the coding sequence ATGACTCTGGTGGGTGTCGTCGGCGCCGGCGTGATGGGCGTCGGGGTCGCGCAGAACCTGGCGCAGACCGGGCACGACGTGATCCTCGTCGACAAGGACGAGGAGACGCTTCGCGAGGCGCTGACCCTTATCGAGCGCAACTGCCGGATGAGCCGGCTGATGGGCGGCCCGGAGGTGGACGCCGCCGCCGTGCTGGCCCGGATCACCACCGGGGTCGGCGCCAAGCAGGTGGCCGGCGCCGAGATCGTGATCGAGAACGTCACCGAGAACTGGGACGTCAAGCGCGCGGTCCACGAGGAGATGGACGCCGCGTGCGGACCGGAGACGGTGTTCGTGGTGAACACCTCCGCGATCCCGATCACCAAGATCGCCGCGGTCACCGGCCGCCCGGACCGGGTGGTCGGCGTGCACTTCATGAACCCGGTGCCGGCCAAGCCCGCCGTGGAGCTGATCCCGGGCTTCCACACCAGCCCGGACACCGTGGAGCGCACCCGCGATCTGCTGACCGCGATGGGCAAGAAGGCGGTGCAGGTCAAGGACTCCTGCGGGTTCGTCTCCAACCGGGTGCTGATGCTCACCGTGAACGAGGCGGCCTTCCTGGTCCACGAGGGCGTGGCCAGCGCCGCGGACGTGGACGAGGTGTTCCGCAGCTGCTTCGGCCACCCGATGGGCCCGCTGGAGACCGCCGACCTGATCGGCGTGGACACCATCCTGTACAGCGTCGAGGTGCTGTACGAGCACTACGCCGACAGCAAGTACCGCCCGTGCCCGCTGCTGAAGCAGATGACCGACGCCGGGCTGCACGGCCGCAAGTCCGGCCGTGGCTTCCACGACTACGACCCCTCCGGCCGGCTGGTCTCCGCCGGTTCCGCGAACTGA
- a CDS encoding acyl-CoA ligase (AMP-forming), exosortase A system-associated, translating to MLTRLDDLVRRGDPERPAVTFKDGTLTYGRLAEQVGAAAAGLRALGLERGDRVLIYLEKRLETVVALFAASAAGLVVVPVNPLLKAGQVGFIAGDCTARAVLTSPERLQTVREDLPGSVAHVVVVGSRAETGDHDGATAVTAWTELCQMAEPESQSPVTVVDADIAAILYTSGSTGTPKGVVLSHRNLLAGAESVAGYLGHTADDVVLSVLPLSFDAGLSQVTTALHAGAHVVLVNFLLAREVVRLCAKHRVTALTCVPPLWMQLAEADWPEESAAHLRYFANTGGHLPRTTLDRLREVFPKADPFLMYGLTEAFRSTYLDPAEIDRRPDSIGKAIPNAEVLVVRPDGTPCAAGEEGEIVHRGALVALGYWNDPERTAERYRSLPRAAGAAREETAVWSGDRAVRDEDGFLYFRGRADEMIKTSGYRVSPTEVEQAAHATGLVAEAAAFGVPDEALGQHIVLFAAPVPDTGADPAPLLAALRTALPTYMLPRRIAFLDRLPRSANGKFDRALLRERTSQVESEDEMGLT from the coding sequence GTGCTGACGCGGCTTGACGACCTGGTGCGCCGCGGCGACCCCGAGCGCCCGGCCGTCACCTTCAAGGACGGCACCCTGACCTACGGCCGGCTGGCCGAGCAGGTCGGTGCTGCGGCTGCGGGCCTGCGCGCGCTCGGCTTGGAGCGCGGCGACAGGGTCCTGATCTACCTGGAGAAACGGCTGGAGACGGTCGTGGCGCTGTTCGCCGCCTCGGCCGCCGGTCTGGTCGTCGTGCCGGTCAACCCGCTGCTCAAGGCCGGACAGGTCGGCTTCATCGCCGGGGACTGTACGGCGCGGGCGGTCCTGACCAGCCCCGAGCGGCTGCAGACCGTCCGCGAGGACCTGCCCGGGTCCGTGGCGCACGTCGTCGTGGTCGGAAGCCGCGCCGAGACCGGCGACCACGACGGCGCCACCGCCGTGACCGCCTGGACCGAGCTGTGCCAGATGGCAGAGCCGGAGTCGCAGAGCCCTGTCACCGTCGTCGACGCCGACATCGCCGCGATCCTCTACACCTCCGGCAGCACCGGCACGCCCAAGGGCGTGGTGCTGTCCCACCGCAATCTGCTCGCCGGCGCCGAGAGCGTGGCCGGCTACCTCGGTCATACCGCCGACGACGTGGTCCTGTCCGTCCTCCCGCTGAGCTTCGACGCCGGGCTGAGCCAGGTGACCACCGCGCTGCACGCCGGCGCGCACGTGGTCCTGGTGAACTTCCTGCTGGCCCGCGAAGTGGTCCGGCTGTGTGCCAAGCACCGTGTCACGGCCCTGACGTGCGTGCCGCCGCTGTGGATGCAGCTCGCCGAAGCCGACTGGCCCGAGGAGTCCGCGGCGCACCTGCGCTACTTCGCCAACACCGGCGGCCACCTCCCGCGCACCACGCTGGACCGCCTCCGCGAAGTCTTCCCCAAGGCCGACCCGTTCCTGATGTACGGGCTCACCGAAGCCTTCCGCTCCACCTACCTCGACCCCGCCGAGATCGACCGCCGCCCGGACTCGATCGGCAAGGCGATCCCGAACGCCGAGGTGCTGGTGGTCCGTCCCGACGGCACGCCCTGCGCCGCCGGCGAGGAAGGCGAGATCGTGCACCGCGGCGCGCTGGTGGCTCTCGGCTACTGGAACGACCCGGAGCGGACCGCCGAACGCTACCGCTCACTGCCCCGCGCGGCCGGAGCGGCACGCGAGGAAACCGCGGTGTGGTCCGGCGACCGAGCCGTGCGCGACGAGGACGGCTTCCTCTACTTCCGCGGGCGCGCCGACGAGATGATCAAGACCTCCGGCTACCGGGTCAGCCCGACCGAGGTGGAACAGGCGGCGCACGCCACCGGACTCGTCGCCGAAGCCGCCGCGTTCGGCGTGCCGGACGAGGCGCTGGGGCAGCACATCGTGCTGTTCGCCGCTCCCGTCCCGGACACCGGCGCCGACCCGGCGCCGCTGCTGGCCGCGCTGCGGACAGCCCTCCCGACCTACATGCTGCCGCGGCGGATCGCGTTCCTGGACCGGCTCCCGCGCTCCGCCAACGGCAAGTTCGACCGCGCCCTGCTCCGGGAGCGGACATCGCAAGTGGAATCCGAAGACGAGATGGGACTGACATGA
- a CDS encoding phosphopantetheine-binding protein has protein sequence MTSQETEIPLPFQELLRPHLPYAGAGPLGAGEDLAALGLDSMAVVQLLSDVEAEFGVELPDEILDEATFATVGSLWAAVSALVGSGADAA, from the coding sequence TTGACATCCCAAGAGACCGAGATCCCGCTCCCCTTCCAGGAGCTGCTGCGGCCCCACCTGCCCTACGCCGGCGCCGGGCCGCTGGGCGCCGGGGAGGACCTGGCCGCGCTCGGCCTGGACTCCATGGCCGTGGTCCAGCTGCTCTCCGACGTCGAGGCCGAGTTCGGGGTGGAGCTGCCCGACGAGATCCTGGACGAGGCCACCTTCGCCACCGTCGGCTCGCTGTGGGCGGCGGTCAGCGCACTGGTCGGTAGCGGTGCTGACGCGGCTTGA
- a CDS encoding DoxX family protein: MRNLKSVPEYGTSLFRIVVGFLMACHGASNLFSWPAKATGGHTVSPTVWPGGVAALLQFSFGVLVMLGVVTRVSGIILSGTMAYAYFSVHAEKALLPIANGGEPAAMFSWAFLMIAIVGAGPLSVDAVLEKVRRTSPAMVVSEPEGAPAVATA; this comes from the coding sequence ATGCGCAACCTGAAGTCCGTGCCGGAGTACGGCACCTCGCTCTTTCGGATCGTCGTGGGCTTCCTCATGGCGTGCCACGGCGCCAGCAATCTGTTCTCCTGGCCGGCGAAGGCCACCGGCGGGCACACGGTGTCGCCGACCGTGTGGCCCGGCGGAGTCGCCGCGCTACTGCAGTTCTCGTTCGGGGTGCTGGTGATGCTCGGGGTGGTGACGCGGGTCTCCGGCATCATCTTGTCCGGGACGATGGCGTACGCGTACTTCTCCGTGCACGCCGAGAAGGCGCTGCTGCCGATCGCCAACGGCGGGGAGCCGGCGGCGATGTTCTCCTGGGCGTTCCTCATGATCGCGATCGTCGGCGCCGGTCCGCTGTCGGTGGACGCCGTGCTGGAGAAGGTGCGCCGAACGTCCCCGGCGATGGTCGTGTCCGAGCCGGAGGGCGCGCCCGCCGTCGCCACGGCTTGA
- a CDS encoding thioesterase family protein, which yields MNIGSYYEPAGENRYKPTAHAGGAWDPAEQHFSPLGGLVVHAIDRFVAGRPGEKLVLSRISYDILGRLALDECEIRVETLRPGRTIELVEAVVLIGDRAAVRARAWLLSSGDTRAVAGGDEGGEDGGGRLTPPEELASWSLTDVWPGGYIASVDVRPVAPPRPGRTTAWIGTGLDLVAGEASSPLASFVALIDTANGIAVRQSPTEWMFPNVDLTVHLHRQPEGRWTGLDTTVSFGPTGQGVTSTVLHDVAGPVGHAEQMLTVRPL from the coding sequence ATGAACATCGGCAGCTACTACGAACCGGCAGGCGAGAACCGCTACAAGCCCACCGCGCACGCCGGCGGCGCGTGGGACCCGGCGGAGCAGCACTTCAGCCCGCTCGGCGGGCTCGTGGTCCACGCCATCGACCGGTTCGTGGCCGGGCGGCCGGGCGAGAAGCTGGTGCTCTCGCGGATCAGCTACGACATCCTGGGGCGCCTCGCTCTCGACGAGTGCGAGATCCGGGTGGAGACGCTGCGGCCGGGGCGCACGATCGAGCTGGTCGAGGCGGTCGTGCTCATCGGCGACCGGGCGGCGGTGCGGGCTCGGGCTTGGTTGCTGAGCTCGGGGGACACCAGGGCTGTGGCCGGTGGGGACGAGGGTGGCGAGGATGGCGGGGGCAGGCTGACGCCGCCGGAGGAACTCGCCTCGTGGTCGCTGACGGACGTGTGGCCCGGTGGCTACATCGCCTCAGTGGACGTCCGTCCCGTCGCACCGCCGCGCCCGGGGCGCACGACCGCCTGGATCGGCACCGGTCTCGACCTCGTCGCGGGCGAGGCGAGCAGCCCGCTCGCGTCCTTCGTCGCGCTGATCGACACCGCCAACGGCATCGCCGTGCGGCAGTCTCCGACCGAGTGGATGTTCCCGAATGTCGACCTGACCGTCCATCTGCACCGACAGCCCGAGGGGCGGTGGACGGGCTTGGACACGACCGTGTCCTTCGGCCCGACCGGTCAGGGCGTCACATCGACCGTGCTGCACGACGTGGCGGGTCCGGTCGGGCACGCCGAGCAGATGCTTACTGTTCGGCCTTTGTGA